From the genome of Hymenobacter cellulosilyticus, one region includes:
- a CDS encoding replication-associated recombination protein A, with translation MATGSLFDSEPSSAAPTRPPVSASAPLAERRRPRTLDEYAGQQHLIGPDGVLRRYLNAKRLPSLILWGPPGVGKTTLAHLLAEALGQPFAALSAVNAGVKDVRDVIEKAKRQRGTVLFIDEIHRFSKSQQDALLGAVEQGIVTLIGATTENPSFEVIPAVLSRAQVYVLEPLSKDVLTELVDKALAEDEVLKQKKVRVAEYGALLLISGGDARKLLNLLEIVVESSRPDPATGEIVITDAVVQQLAQQNLARYDKGGEMHYDVISAFIKSIRGSDPNAGLYWLAVMLEGGEDPKFIARRLLILASEDVGNANPNALMLAQSCFQAVTVIGMPESDIILGQTVVYLATSPKSNASYKGIREARALVRQQGVQAVPIPLRNAPTKLMKELGYGNQYQYSHDYEGSFAYQEFLPDALSGTVFYHPGQNPAEHKMQERLRQWWGEKYGY, from the coding sequence ATGGCTACCGGCTCCCTTTTCGACTCCGAACCTTCTTCCGCAGCGCCCACCCGCCCGCCCGTGTCAGCCAGCGCCCCGCTGGCCGAGCGCCGCCGCCCCCGCACCCTCGACGAGTACGCCGGGCAACAGCACCTCATCGGTCCCGACGGGGTGCTGCGCCGCTACCTCAACGCCAAGCGCCTGCCTTCCCTGATTTTGTGGGGCCCGCCCGGTGTGGGCAAAACCACCCTGGCCCACCTGCTGGCCGAGGCCCTGGGTCAGCCCTTTGCCGCCCTGAGCGCTGTGAATGCCGGGGTAAAAGACGTGCGCGACGTCATCGAGAAAGCCAAGCGGCAGCGGGGCACGGTGCTGTTTATCGACGAAATTCACCGCTTCAGCAAGTCCCAGCAGGATGCCTTGCTGGGAGCCGTGGAGCAGGGCATCGTCACGCTCATCGGGGCGACTACCGAGAATCCCTCGTTCGAAGTCATTCCGGCCGTGCTCAGCCGGGCCCAGGTATACGTGCTGGAGCCCCTGAGCAAGGACGTGCTGACCGAGCTGGTGGATAAAGCCCTGGCCGAGGACGAGGTGCTCAAGCAGAAAAAGGTGCGCGTGGCCGAGTACGGAGCCCTGCTCCTGATTTCGGGCGGCGACGCACGCAAGCTGCTCAACCTGCTCGAAATCGTGGTGGAATCAAGCCGGCCCGACCCCGCTACCGGCGAAATCGTCATTACCGACGCCGTGGTGCAGCAGCTGGCCCAGCAAAACCTGGCCCGCTACGACAAGGGCGGGGAAATGCACTACGACGTCATTTCGGCCTTTATCAAGAGTATCCGCGGCTCCGACCCCAACGCGGGCCTCTACTGGCTGGCCGTAATGCTGGAAGGCGGCGAAGACCCCAAGTTTATTGCCCGCCGCCTGCTCATTCTGGCTTCCGAAGACGTGGGCAACGCCAACCCCAATGCCCTGATGCTGGCCCAGAGCTGCTTTCAGGCCGTAACAGTTATCGGCATGCCCGAGTCGGACATTATTCTGGGGCAAACGGTGGTGTACCTGGCCACCTCGCCCAAGAGCAATGCCAGCTACAAAGGTATCCGGGAGGCCCGTGCCCTGGTGCGGCAGCAGGGCGTGCAGGCCGTGCCCATCCCGCTACGCAACGCGCCCACCAAGCTGATGAAAGAGCTGGGCTACGGCAACCAGTACCAATATTCCCACGACTACGAGGGCAGCTTCGCCTACCAGGAATTCCTGCCCGACGCCCTGAGCGGCACCGTGTTCTACCACCCCGGCCAGAACCCCGCCGAGCACAAGATGCAGGAGCGCCTGCGCCAGTGGTGGGGCGAGAAGTATGGATATTAA
- the sppA gene encoding signal peptide peptidase SppA, translating to MRQFLKYVLATLTGLVLFGVVALLIGLGLIVSAVSGDNTATVAKDSVLELKLDRPVAERESRESFGALFSSQADNIGLEQLKLAIRRAKKDDDIKGIFLNVELVQAGMASLEEIRNELLDFKKSGKFIVAYNDIASEKSYYLTSVADKLYLNPQGTLEFNGLSSETYYYKNLFEKAGIEPYIFRVGSFKSAVEPYFRDSMSDSARLQTSSFLNSINDYMLQNVAKTRGITQARLKLISDSMLVHNADDAKRLGLVTNLGYYDQALDFMKGKVGLDVKKKLSLVSLGDYAEGDDKTDEDGSGNRIAVIYADGDIVTGKGGNDNIGSTRFAEAIRKARLDDKVKAVVLRVNSPGGSSLASDIIYREVVLTKKVKPIVCSMSDVAASGGYFIAMACDTIVAHPNTITGSIGVFGVLPNIQPLLRDKLGITTDRVTTGKFSDLPTITRPLTAFEKQQLQQEVDRIYTDFTTKAAAGRHMPVERLRRLASGRVWSGTEAKARGLVDVLGSFEDAVRIAARRANLKEDDYQLQRLPRQKNMLENVFNTTSTEVRMHLIKEEMGPMYPVYEQYKKLSTMSGVQARMPFELNIQ from the coding sequence ATGAGACAATTTTTGAAGTACGTGCTGGCCACGCTTACCGGGCTGGTCTTGTTCGGCGTGGTGGCCCTGCTGATCGGGCTGGGCCTGATTGTGTCGGCCGTGAGCGGCGACAACACCGCCACGGTAGCCAAAGACTCGGTGCTGGAGCTCAAGCTGGACCGCCCCGTGGCCGAGCGCGAAAGCCGGGAGTCGTTTGGGGCTTTGTTTAGCTCCCAGGCCGACAACATCGGGCTGGAGCAGCTGAAGCTGGCCATCCGCCGGGCCAAAAAAGACGACGACATTAAGGGCATTTTCCTGAACGTGGAGCTGGTGCAGGCCGGCATGGCCTCGCTCGAGGAAATACGCAATGAACTGCTGGACTTCAAGAAGTCGGGCAAGTTCATCGTGGCCTACAACGACATTGCCTCCGAGAAAAGCTACTACTTGACCTCGGTGGCCGATAAGCTCTACCTCAATCCCCAGGGTACGCTCGAATTCAACGGGCTGAGCTCGGAGACCTACTACTACAAAAACCTGTTCGAGAAGGCTGGCATCGAGCCCTACATCTTCCGGGTTGGCTCGTTCAAGAGCGCCGTGGAGCCTTACTTCCGCGACTCAATGTCGGACTCGGCCCGTTTGCAGACGTCCTCGTTTTTGAACTCCATCAACGACTACATGCTGCAGAATGTGGCCAAGACCCGTGGCATCACGCAGGCCCGCCTTAAGCTGATTTCCGACTCGATGCTGGTGCACAACGCCGACGATGCCAAGCGCCTCGGGTTGGTGACCAACCTGGGCTACTACGACCAGGCCCTCGACTTTATGAAGGGCAAAGTGGGCCTGGACGTAAAGAAAAAGCTGAGCCTGGTGAGCCTGGGCGACTATGCCGAGGGCGACGATAAAACCGACGAGGACGGCAGCGGCAACCGCATTGCCGTGATTTACGCCGACGGCGACATCGTGACCGGCAAGGGCGGCAACGACAACATCGGTAGCACCCGCTTTGCCGAAGCCATCCGCAAGGCCCGCCTCGACGATAAGGTGAAGGCCGTGGTGCTGCGCGTGAATTCGCCCGGCGGCTCGTCTCTGGCTTCCGACATTATCTACCGGGAAGTGGTGCTGACCAAGAAAGTGAAGCCCATCGTGTGCTCTATGTCCGACGTGGCGGCTTCGGGCGGCTACTTCATTGCCATGGCCTGCGACACCATCGTTGCTCACCCCAATACCATTACCGGCAGCATCGGCGTGTTTGGCGTACTACCCAACATCCAGCCCCTGCTGCGCGACAAGCTCGGCATCACCACCGACCGGGTCACGACCGGCAAGTTCTCCGATTTGCCCACCATCACCCGTCCGCTCACCGCCTTTGAGAAGCAGCAGTTGCAGCAGGAAGTGGACCGTATCTACACCGACTTCACCACCAAAGCCGCCGCCGGCCGCCATATGCCGGTTGAGCGCCTGCGCCGCCTGGCCTCGGGCCGGGTGTGGTCGGGCACCGAAGCCAAGGCCCGCGGCCTGGTGGATGTGCTGGGCTCGTTCGAGGATGCCGTGCGCATTGCCGCCCGCCGCGCCAATCTGAAAGAAGACGACTACCAGCTGCAGCGCCTACCCCGGCAGAAGAACATGCTCGAAAACGTGTTCAACACCACCAGCACCGAAGTGCGCATGCACCTGATCAAGGAGGAAATGGGTCCGATGTACCCCGTGTATGAGCAGTACAAGAAGCTCTCGACCATGAGCGGCGTGCAGGCCCGTATGCCCTTCGAGCTGAATATTCAGTAA
- a CDS encoding PKD domain-containing protein, with amino-acid sequence MSSKSNALVLITSTCLAACNTDDNVKPAETKLAVADFTLPQKTEETVSTTFQNQSQDATRYTWDFGDGKTSQEQHPSHTYATAGTYSVKLKAFGATKADSVTKSITVGPYEIFAHSPVRFAGIYSCKVVSGYLNQSGSGRTRLPDKDITITQQAPNFVLWDSYKLRHELGLVYHTQFPGVAAHSFHAQITDNMQRGSVTSRFYVAGDSATFMVFEVRSNTTFYTIYHGKRRP; translated from the coding sequence ATGTCTAGTAAAAGCAATGCATTAGTGCTTATCACAAGCACCTGCCTGGCAGCCTGCAACACGGACGACAATGTGAAGCCGGCCGAAACCAAACTGGCCGTTGCCGATTTCACTCTCCCCCAGAAAACGGAGGAAACAGTAAGCACAACCTTTCAAAATCAGTCCCAGGATGCAACGCGCTACACCTGGGATTTTGGCGACGGTAAAACCAGCCAGGAACAACACCCGTCCCATACCTACGCCACAGCAGGGACTTATTCGGTAAAGCTCAAGGCTTTCGGCGCCACCAAGGCCGATTCTGTTACCAAGAGTATCACAGTTGGTCCCTACGAAATCTTTGCTCATTCACCGGTTCGTTTTGCCGGGATATATAGCTGCAAAGTAGTCTCCGGTTATTTGAACCAGTCGGGCTCCGGCCGGACCCGGCTGCCCGACAAGGACATCACTATTACGCAGCAAGCGCCGAATTTCGTACTCTGGGATTCGTACAAGCTTAGGCATGAGCTTGGACTAGTTTATCATACGCAGTTCCCCGGTGTTGCGGCTCACTCATTTCATGCCCAAATTACTGATAACATGCAACGTGGAAGCGTTACTTCCCGCTTTTATGTGGCGGGAGATAGTGCTACTTTCATGGTATTTGAGGTAAGAAGCAACACTACCTTCTATACCATATACCACGGTAAGCGGCGGCCGTAA
- a CDS encoding purine-nucleoside phosphorylase, translating into MAFTLPYAQIPHFPVSTVESHSGNLLAGTLAGRRVLVMQGRFHYYEGYSMPQVVFPVRVMKMLGIQKLFVSNASGGLHPDYNYGDLMLIEDHINLQPTNPLVGKNLDELGPRFPDMLEPYSHELLSQAQEAAQQLGFADKVRRGVYASLPGPMLETPAEYRYLRTIGADAVGMSTVPEVIAAVHMGLPVLAVSVITDLCSPGKLKRVEIADILRVAAEAEPRLTALLRTVLERQ; encoded by the coding sequence GTGGCCTTTACCTTGCCCTACGCCCAGATTCCGCACTTCCCGGTCTCGACGGTAGAAAGCCACTCGGGCAATCTGCTGGCCGGCACCCTGGCCGGAAGGCGGGTGCTGGTGATGCAGGGCCGGTTTCACTATTATGAAGGCTACTCCATGCCCCAGGTAGTGTTTCCGGTGCGGGTCATGAAGATGCTGGGCATTCAGAAGCTGTTTGTGAGCAACGCCTCGGGTGGCCTGCACCCCGACTACAACTACGGGGACCTGATGCTCATTGAGGACCACATCAACCTGCAGCCGACCAACCCGCTGGTGGGCAAAAACCTCGACGAGTTGGGTCCACGCTTCCCTGACATGCTGGAGCCCTATAGCCACGAGCTGCTCAGCCAGGCCCAGGAAGCGGCTCAGCAGCTGGGCTTCGCCGATAAAGTACGCCGCGGCGTGTACGCCAGCCTGCCCGGCCCCATGCTCGAAACGCCCGCCGAATACCGCTACCTGCGCACCATCGGGGCCGACGCGGTGGGCATGAGCACCGTGCCCGAGGTTATTGCCGCTGTGCACATGGGCCTGCCGGTGCTGGCCGTTTCCGTCATCACCGACCTCTGCTCGCCGGGTAAGCTCAAGCGGGTGGAAATAGCCGACATCCTGCGCGTGGCCGCCGAAGCCGAGCCCCGCCTGACGGCCCTGCTGCGCACCGTGTTGGAGCGCCAATAA
- a CDS encoding DUF4249 domain-containing protein, whose protein sequence is MNNFFFHLHQFLPTRRLRPQLALAGLLLLATGCNLQKDIDVELPAFPPQLVVECYLEPGQVPRMTVSETVPYLSSPTPTLLTDVSVVLTLPSGQKEAFRFSPGLDTLTKKLYTHQGSQPLVAKPGDTFTLDVQDTHGRHVTGRATMPARVTIDSLIWKFNDKPTEERRAYLLVKFQDPAATADFYRLQIHKDSISDGPNRDLEVDDRLTNGQFTTLGTSYRYSANDTLLVTLYHLDQPYYRFLQSVDDAQNANGNPFSQPAAVKSTVEGGVGVFTVLSYHRRRIIIR, encoded by the coding sequence ATGAACAACTTTTTCTTCCACCTGCATCAGTTTCTGCCCACTCGCCGGCTACGGCCACAGTTGGCTTTGGCCGGGCTGCTGCTCTTGGCCACGGGCTGTAATCTGCAGAAGGATATTGACGTGGAGCTGCCCGCTTTTCCGCCCCAGCTGGTAGTGGAGTGCTACCTGGAGCCCGGGCAGGTTCCGCGCATGACCGTCAGTGAAACCGTCCCGTATCTGAGCAGCCCCACCCCCACCCTGCTCACCGACGTGTCGGTAGTGCTCACGCTGCCTTCGGGCCAGAAAGAAGCTTTCCGTTTTTCACCGGGCCTGGATACGCTAACCAAAAAGCTTTACACCCACCAGGGCAGCCAGCCGCTGGTGGCCAAGCCCGGCGACACGTTTACGCTGGACGTGCAGGACACCCACGGCCGCCACGTAACGGGCCGCGCCACCATGCCGGCCCGGGTAACCATTGATTCGCTGATCTGGAAATTCAACGACAAGCCCACTGAAGAGCGCCGGGCGTATTTGCTGGTCAAGTTTCAGGACCCAGCCGCCACGGCCGACTTCTACCGCCTGCAGATTCACAAGGACAGTATTTCGGATGGCCCCAACCGCGACCTGGAAGTGGATGACCGCCTCACCAACGGACAGTTTACGACCCTGGGTACCAGCTACCGGTACTCCGCCAACGACACGCTGCTGGTCACGCTCTACCACCTCGACCAGCCCTACTACCGCTTCCTGCAGTCGGTAGACGATGCGCAGAACGCCAACGGCAACCCCTTTTCCCAGCCCGCTGCCGTGAAGTCGACGGTAGAGGGCGGCGTAGGCGTATTCACCGTTCTGAGCTACCACCGCCGCCGCATTATTATTCGGTAG
- a CDS encoding TonB-dependent receptor, whose product MPGRLLAQQHFTISGYVRSGADRSALPGASVAVPTLGTGATADAEGFYTLTLPEGRYQLAISFIGYQTQTRELNLTKTQRLSFSLPEASNQLGEVVIEGTGTLEQKLQTTQMSVEHLNARDAKLLPALFGEVDLLKTLQLKPGVQNGGEGTSGLFVRGGSADQNLFLLDDAVVYNPSHLFGLFSVFNADAIQSVDLYKGGFPAQYGGRLSSVVDVKTRDGNPEKLGVSGGLGLISSRLTVDGPIVKGKGAFSLSGRRTYFDVFTRQINKINKDTEDYNPIPDYYFYDFNAKANYKLGQKDEVFLTGYYGRDIFGFNSTGGFNFDFTWGNAVGALRWNHVFSPKLFLNTTVSTTRYQYQIANRLDQFGFSLSSEIQDYAVRSDLDYQANDKHTLKLGVSATNHRFNVGRLSASSTDGSLNIGSETIYRGQEASLYASDNFKPSDKLQLEYGLRLTGFRSGSNQYAALEPRGAVRYSLTPKTSIKASYAMMYQYVHLVTNSGASLPTDIWYPSRLNVKPQRSQQAAGGISFLLGEGKYLLTDEVYYKWAQNQVDFRDGAQLFANDDLDAEFLFGKGWSYGNELYLEKKSGRTTGWIGYSLAWTQRQFLPQRGSSGVNNGKVFYPTYDRRHNLTVVGLHQLNERINLTASFVFTSGAPTTLPQGRFLLQDIFGDNSMAVPIYPDRNTYRMAPYNRMDLGMVYKLRPKRGESDLTFSVYNAYNRRNPYFIYFEQVRNKETGDVTNFRARQVSLFPVIPSVTYNFKF is encoded by the coding sequence GTGCCGGGCCGCCTGCTGGCCCAGCAGCACTTTACCATCAGCGGCTACGTGCGCTCCGGCGCCGACCGCAGTGCGCTGCCCGGCGCCTCGGTGGCCGTGCCCACGCTCGGTACCGGGGCCACTGCCGACGCCGAGGGCTTCTATACCCTCACGCTGCCGGAAGGCCGCTACCAGCTGGCCATTTCCTTTATCGGCTACCAGACCCAGACCCGGGAACTGAACCTGACCAAGACCCAGCGGCTATCCTTCAGCCTGCCCGAGGCCAGCAACCAGCTGGGCGAGGTGGTAATTGAGGGCACCGGCACGCTGGAGCAGAAGCTGCAAACCACTCAGATGAGCGTGGAGCACCTCAACGCCCGCGACGCCAAGCTGCTGCCGGCCCTGTTTGGGGAAGTGGATTTGCTGAAAACCCTGCAGCTCAAGCCCGGCGTGCAAAACGGCGGGGAGGGCACCAGCGGCCTGTTTGTGCGCGGCGGCTCGGCCGACCAGAACCTGTTTCTGCTAGACGACGCGGTGGTGTACAATCCTTCCCACCTGTTTGGTTTGTTCTCGGTGTTCAATGCCGACGCCATCCAGAGCGTGGACCTCTACAAAGGTGGTTTTCCGGCCCAGTACGGCGGGCGGCTGTCTTCGGTAGTCGATGTAAAAACCCGGGACGGCAACCCCGAGAAACTGGGCGTAAGCGGAGGCTTGGGCCTGATTTCGTCGCGCCTGACCGTGGACGGCCCCATCGTGAAGGGCAAGGGCGCTTTCTCGCTGTCGGGACGCCGCACCTACTTCGACGTATTTACCCGGCAGATCAACAAAATCAACAAGGACACGGAGGATTACAACCCCATTCCAGACTACTACTTCTACGATTTCAACGCCAAGGCCAACTACAAGCTGGGCCAGAAGGACGAGGTTTTCCTGACCGGCTACTACGGCCGCGACATTTTCGGCTTCAACAGCACCGGAGGCTTCAACTTCGACTTCACCTGGGGCAATGCCGTGGGGGCGCTGCGTTGGAACCACGTTTTCTCGCCCAAGCTGTTTTTGAACACCACGGTTTCGACCACGCGCTACCAATACCAGATTGCCAACCGTCTCGACCAGTTCGGCTTCAGCCTGTCGTCGGAAATCCAGGACTACGCGGTGCGCTCCGACCTCGACTACCAGGCCAACGACAAGCACACGCTCAAGCTGGGCGTGAGTGCTACAAACCACCGCTTCAACGTGGGGCGGCTATCGGCCAGCAGCACCGACGGCAGCCTGAACATCGGCTCCGAAACCATCTACCGGGGGCAGGAAGCCTCCCTCTACGCCTCCGACAACTTCAAGCCCAGTGACAAGCTGCAGCTGGAGTACGGCCTGCGCCTGACCGGCTTCCGCAGCGGCTCCAACCAGTACGCGGCCCTGGAGCCCCGCGGGGCGGTGCGCTACTCGCTCACGCCCAAAACATCCATCAAGGCCAGTTACGCCATGATGTACCAGTACGTGCACCTGGTCACGAACTCCGGCGCTTCCTTGCCTACCGACATCTGGTACCCGTCGCGCCTGAACGTGAAGCCCCAACGCTCCCAGCAGGCTGCCGGCGGCATCAGCTTTCTGCTGGGCGAAGGCAAATACCTGCTGACCGACGAGGTGTACTACAAATGGGCCCAGAATCAGGTGGACTTCCGCGACGGAGCCCAGCTGTTTGCCAACGATGACCTGGACGCAGAATTTCTGTTTGGCAAGGGCTGGTCGTACGGCAACGAGCTGTATCTGGAAAAAAAGTCGGGGCGTACCACGGGCTGGATTGGCTACTCCCTGGCCTGGACCCAGCGGCAGTTTTTGCCCCAGCGCGGCAGCAGCGGCGTCAACAACGGCAAGGTGTTTTACCCTACCTACGACCGGCGCCACAACCTGACGGTAGTTGGTTTGCACCAGCTCAACGAGCGAATCAACCTGACGGCTTCCTTCGTGTTTACCTCCGGAGCGCCCACCACGCTGCCCCAGGGCCGGTTTTTGCTGCAGGATATTTTCGGCGACAATAGCATGGCCGTGCCGATTTACCCGGACCGCAACACCTACCGCATGGCCCCCTACAACCGCATGGACCTGGGCATGGTGTACAAGCTGCGGCCCAAGCGTGGCGAGTCGGACCTGACGTTCTCGGTGTACAACGCCTACAACCGACGCAACCCCTACTTCATTTACTTCGAACAGGTGCGCAACAAGGAAACCGGGGATGTAACCAACTTCCGCGCCCGGCAGGTTTCGCTGTTTCCGGTCATTCCTTCCGTCACGTATAATTTCAAGTTTTAG
- the trxA gene encoding thioredoxin encodes MPKKSFSELINSPGMPVLVDFYADWCGPCKTMAPILEQVAAQHQGKLKVIKIDVDKNPAVAQQFRVQGIPTLILFHKGQPVWRQSGVVPAPQLSQTVQSYL; translated from the coding sequence ATGCCTAAGAAATCCTTCAGCGAGCTAATCAATAGTCCGGGTATGCCGGTGCTGGTCGACTTTTACGCCGACTGGTGCGGGCCCTGCAAAACCATGGCCCCAATTCTGGAACAGGTGGCCGCCCAGCACCAAGGCAAGCTCAAAGTCATTAAGATTGACGTGGACAAGAATCCGGCCGTGGCCCAGCAGTTCCGGGTCCAGGGCATTCCTACCCTTATTCTGTTCCATAAGGGCCAGCCCGTGTGGCGGCAGTCGGGAGTAGTACCGGCCCCGCAGCTCAGCCAAACGGTGCAGTCGTACCTGTAG
- a CDS encoding HNH endonuclease yields MPRRRKKTGSRAVSVELTSRREQRCELCEREVSAVSRHHLVPREEGGRYGPTVALCQPCHSTVHLLLTNRELARNYPTVEALRQAPELQKYLHWIRRSRVEHIANRRRRQ; encoded by the coding sequence ATGCCCCGACGGCGAAAAAAAACCGGCAGCAGGGCGGTGTCAGTGGAGCTTACCTCGCGCCGGGAGCAGCGCTGTGAACTGTGTGAGCGGGAGGTAAGTGCCGTGTCGCGCCACCATTTGGTACCCCGGGAAGAAGGCGGACGGTATGGTCCTACGGTGGCGCTGTGCCAGCCTTGCCACAGCACGGTGCACTTGTTGCTGACCAACCGGGAACTGGCCCGCAACTACCCCACAGTGGAAGCTTTGCGGCAGGCTCCTGAGCTGCAGAAGTACTTGCACTGGATACGCCGCAGCCGGGTCGAGCATATTGCCAACCGGCGGCGCCGGCAGTAG
- a CDS encoding DUF6687 family protein — MYHHFVPFTTLRQQPTIVVDSTANGAALVLAHWRGAPTPVPLRDDTSAGSVLRALRQAALPGLPAAAVTANHFDVDGFVGVWSLLHPELALQYEELLRLTAQLGDFREGIGAGPLADHALQLVCWINAEEKEHFYPPFGAPKLRRREDEACVEKFEWFLPRFAEMLQNPESGRIAWEPEYRQVQQASAVIHSSATQLAHYPEIGLLVIRTPEPVPYYALFGPTVDYDIVLSIYEGQRYELEYKYTTWIDLESRPTLPRLPLNELAAQLSAQETSAHRWTFDGITDTGPLLRLAGKTLTKVERYADPDQRPILASSITPEVLEQTVVAFFRYGYASIQPRRYWTWAEIKAAGQPESVGE, encoded by the coding sequence ATGTACCACCACTTTGTTCCCTTTACCACTCTCCGGCAGCAGCCTACCATTGTGGTCGATAGTACGGCCAACGGGGCAGCGCTGGTGCTGGCCCACTGGCGCGGGGCTCCCACGCCAGTACCGCTGCGCGACGATACCAGTGCCGGCTCGGTGCTGCGGGCATTACGCCAGGCTGCGCTCCCCGGCCTGCCCGCCGCGGCCGTTACAGCTAACCATTTCGACGTGGATGGTTTTGTGGGCGTTTGGAGCTTGCTGCATCCCGAGCTGGCCCTGCAGTACGAAGAATTGCTGCGGCTGACGGCCCAACTCGGCGACTTCCGGGAGGGCATAGGAGCCGGGCCGCTGGCCGACCACGCCCTGCAGTTGGTGTGCTGGATTAACGCCGAAGAAAAAGAGCATTTTTATCCGCCTTTTGGTGCGCCCAAGCTGCGGCGGCGGGAAGATGAGGCGTGCGTGGAAAAATTTGAGTGGTTTTTGCCGCGCTTTGCCGAAATGTTGCAAAACCCGGAAAGCGGCCGGATAGCCTGGGAACCGGAATACCGGCAGGTGCAACAGGCGTCGGCCGTCATTCATAGTTCAGCTACGCAGCTTGCTCACTACCCCGAAATCGGGCTGCTGGTAATTCGTACCCCGGAGCCGGTGCCGTACTACGCTTTGTTCGGCCCCACGGTAGATTACGACATTGTGCTGAGTATCTACGAGGGGCAACGCTACGAGCTGGAGTACAAATACACGACTTGGATTGATCTGGAATCGAGGCCGACGCTGCCCCGCCTGCCGCTAAATGAGCTGGCCGCGCAGCTGAGCGCCCAGGAAACGAGTGCGCACCGCTGGACCTTCGACGGTATTACCGACACCGGGCCGCTGCTGCGGCTCGCGGGCAAAACGCTCACCAAAGTGGAGCGCTATGCCGACCCCGACCAGCGCCCCATCCTTGCCTCGTCCATCACGCCCGAGGTGCTGGAACAGACGGTGGTAGCGTTTTTCCGGTATGGCTACGCCTCGATTCAGCCCCGCCGCTACTGGACGTGGGCCGAAATCAAAGCGGCCGGGCAGCCGGAAAGTGTCGGCGAATAA